The sequence below is a genomic window from Sorangiineae bacterium MSr12523.
TCACCAATTCGATTTGCGTGAGGCAATGCATCGACGGCTTTACGGTGCGGATGGTTCCGCCGGCGCCGAGGGCCATGGGGAGAAGCAGCTGATCGGCGAGGTGCTCGCCCACGGGGACGTTGGCTGCGAGGTAGCGCGCGACTTCGCGGGCGACACCTTCGGCTACGGTTTCGGCGCGGACGCCGCGTTCGCCGAAGCCGGTGATCACCTCGATGACGTGATCGCACGCGATGGTTGCGAGCAGCGCGTTTCCGGGACCGTGCGAGTGGCGCACCACGGTTGGCTTCGAGTCTTCGCGCTCCCACGAGAGCAAGTTGCAAAGCGTATCCAGCTCGCGCAGCGCTATGGCCGGTGCAATCTGCGCGATCAAGGCGGTCGCGTGGCGCGCGCGCACCTCACCCCGGTGCAATAACTCGAGGTGCGCGAGCTCCGTCGTCGGATGCACGGTTGCCGTCCACACACCACCGCCCGCAGGGTAAAACCCGTGCCGCTCGAGACGGATATCGACCCGAGCGCCCAAGGTCGCAAGAACCGGTAAGAACGTCCGCTCGAGGAAGTCGAATGGCGGCGCCATGGGGTTGTGCGTCCCGCCCTCGAACGTGAGCGTCGATGGCGCCTTGCCGCCGAGGAGCAATGGCAGGAGAATCGTCTGAAATACGAGTGTCGTGCTTCCCGCACCACCAATGGCAAATGTGTAATCGCCCGAGTGAATGCCATTCGGGTGGAACGTGAGCTCGGTGGAGCCCATTGCCGCCCCCTCGGTGCGCGCGCGACCGATCTCCGTGGCCGCATGCACGGCCGCCAGGTGCTGGCGCATGAGACCCGGCCGCGCGCGCCCCGCACGAATCTTCGTTATCTGGAAAGGCGTGGACGTAAGAAGCGAGAGGGCGAGCGAGGAGCGCAAAAGCTGGCCGCCGCCCTCTCCCATGGATCCATCGATGGTAAGCATTGTCTCTATCCCTTGACGCATACGACTTGTCGAAGCGTATGCACGATGTCGACGAGCTCGCGCTGTGCGTGCATCACGTCGTCGATCGATTTGTAAGCGGCGGGCGTCTCGTCGATGACGTCCGCGTCTTTGCGGCATTCGATGCCCTTGGTCGCCTCCTCGTGGTCTTTCACGGTGAAGGCCTTTTTCGCGGCCGTGCGCGACATTTTGCGGCCCGCACCGTGGCTGCACGAGTGAAAGCTCTCGCGGTTTCCTTTTCCGCGCACGATGAACGAGCGCGCCCCCATGCTTCCCGGGATGATGCCCAGATCGCCCTCCGCCGCGCGCACCGCGCCCTTGCGGGTCACCAGCACGTCGGCACCGTAATGGTGTTCGCGTGCCACGTAATTGTGGTGGCAATTCACCGCCACGTCGGTGAGCTCGAAGGGCGGCAGGTTGCTCCCACGCGCAGCGCGCACCACGGCCTTCATCATCAGCTCACGGTTCGTGGCCGCGAATTTCTGCGCCCAGCTCACCGCCTTCCAATAATCGCCATAGTGCTCCGTACCCTCGGGCAGGTAGGCCAGGTTTTCGTCCGGCAGATTCACCAGCCAGGTGCGCATATCCTTCTTCGCCAGCTCGATGAAGAAGCTTCCGATGCGGTTTCCCACACCGCGCGAGCCGGAGTGCAGCATGAACCAGACGTGGTCGGCCTCGTCCAGGCACACCTCGATGAAATGGTTTCCCGTACCCAGCGTTCCAAGATGGTTCGCCGACGCGCCGCGATCCAGCTTGGGGTACTTGTCCGTGAGCCACTTGTAGCCCTCGTCGAGCGCGCCCCATGCTTCGGTCACGTCCGCGGGCAGGTGTCCCCATGCACCGCGGTCGCCGGGGCCTCCGTTGTTCGTGCGCCCATGCGGAACCGCCGCTTCGATGGCCGTGCGCAGCTCGCGCAAATTGTCGGGCAGGTCGGACGCGCGCAATGTCGTGCGCGTCGCCATCATTCCACAGCCGATGTCCACACCCACCGCCGCCGGAATGATCGCGCCTTTGGTCGCAATCACGCTTCCAACCGTCGCGCCGATCCCCGCGTGCACGTCCGGCATGACGGCGACCCACTTGTGGATGAAGGGAAGCTCCGCCACGCGCCGAAGCTGGGCTTCCGCCTCCGCCTCGAAAGGAACCCCGACGGTCCACGCCTTGATCGGCGTGCCGTTCGTTTCCAA
It includes:
- the rtcA gene encoding RNA 3'-terminal phosphate cyclase, which encodes MLTIDGSMGEGGGQLLRSSLALSLLTSTPFQITKIRAGRARPGLMRQHLAAVHAATEIGRARTEGAAMGSTELTFHPNGIHSGDYTFAIGGAGSTTLVFQTILLPLLLGGKAPSTLTFEGGTHNPMAPPFDFLERTFLPVLATLGARVDIRLERHGFYPAGGGVWTATVHPTTELAHLELLHRGEVRARHATALIAQIAPAIALRELDTLCNLLSWEREDSKPTVVRHSHGPGNALLATIACDHVIEVITGFGERGVRAETVAEGVAREVARYLAANVPVGEHLADQLLLPMALGAGGTIRTVKPSMHCLTQIELVKMFLGLSIRTTEEAPDVWRIDVPSVVASRKS
- a CDS encoding RtcB family protein; translation: MTTNANEKGHVTLETNGTPIKAWTVGVPFEAEAEAQLRRVAELPFIHKWVAVMPDVHAGIGATVGSVIATKGAIIPAAVGVDIGCGMMATRTTLRASDLPDNLRELRTAIEAAVPHGRTNNGGPGDRGAWGHLPADVTEAWGALDEGYKWLTDKYPKLDRGASANHLGTLGTGNHFIEVCLDEADHVWFMLHSGSRGVGNRIGSFFIELAKKDMRTWLVNLPDENLAYLPEGTEHYGDYWKAVSWAQKFAATNRELMMKAVVRAARGSNLPPFELTDVAVNCHHNYVAREHHYGADVLVTRKGAVRAAEGDLGIIPGSMGARSFIVRGKGNRESFHSCSHGAGRKMSRTAAKKAFTVKDHEEATKGIECRKDADVIDETPAAYKSIDDVMHAQRELVDIVHTLRQVVCVKG